The Megalobrama amblycephala isolate DHTTF-2021 linkage group LG13, ASM1881202v1, whole genome shotgun sequence genome contains a region encoding:
- the gabpb2b gene encoding GA-binding protein subunit beta-2b, which produces MSLVDLGKRLLEAARKGQDDEVRSLMANGAPFTTDWLGTSPLHLAAQYGHYSTAEVLLRAGVSRDARTKVDRTPLHMAAAEGHSSIVELLVKSGADINAKDMLKMTALHWATEHGHRGVVELLIKYGADTHALSKFDKTPFNIAVDRGNTELMLLLQEGMQNQVNMNPERTILSSTSPASASPQFIISSSGVVNLSDIVLTNAKANTGASDSLIAADSVDSAIQHLVGEDGQRVITIVTDQQGNLQPGNLGQKFFVTMQGQQMVAVPAGQIAEEIVTEDPKPVPSRKRKFESTVNHTDVKHKEPDEKDSRELLEQQLKEANRKAQEYRQQLLRKEQEAEQYRLKLEAIANGQTNGTSTEPQEEVVLQEEEEEEVVGEEEVVMLPEGAIIIKEEPLDSTAGETVTLVETADITATSEGTP; this is translated from the exons ATGTCGCTTGTGGATTTGGGAAAGCGTTTGTTGGAGGCAGCGCGCAAAGGACAGGATGATGAAGTGAGGTCACTTATGGCCAACGGAGCTCCTTTTACTACAGACTGG CTGGGAACCTCGCCACTTCATTTAGCAGCACAATATGGGCACTACTCCACCGCTGAGGTGCTTCTCCGTGCCGGCGTTAGTAGAGATGCCCGCACTAAAGTGGATCGGACCCCCCTCCACATGGCTGCGGCAGAGGGCCACTCGAGCATTGTTGAATTATTGGTCAAG AGTGGAGCAGACATCAATGCCAAAGACATGCTGAAAATGACCGCCTTGCACTGGGCTACGGAACATGGGCACAGGGGGGTCGTGGAGCTATTAATCAAATACGGTGCTGATACTCATGCCCTCAGCAAGTTTGACAAGACGCCTTTTAACATTGCAGTAGACCGAGGAAACACTGAGCTGATGCTCTTGTTACAG GAGGGAATGCAGAACCAAGTGAACATGAATCCAGAAAGGACAATCCTAAGCAGCACATCACCCGCCTCTGCCAGCCCTCAGTTCatcatctcctcctctggagtggTCAATCTCTCTGATATTGTTCTTACCAATGCTAAGGCTAACACAG GAGCTTCAGACAGTTTGATTGCTGCTGATTCAGTGGATTCTGCCATCCAGCATCTTGTAGGGGAAGATGGCCAGAGAGTCATCACCATAGTAACTGACCAACAGGGAAACCTGCAGCCTGGCAACTTGGGACAGAAATTCTTTGTCACAATGCAGGGGCAGCAAA TGGTCGCAGTGCCCGCGGGTCAGATAGCAGAAGAAATCGTAACAGAGGACCCCAAACCGGTTCCATCGCGGAAGCGGAAATTCGAATCAACCGTCAACCACACAGATGTCAAACATAAG GAACCCGATGAGAAGGACAGTAGGGAATTACTGGAACAGCAACTGAAAGAGGCAAACAGAAAAGCCCAGGAATACCGACAGCAGTTACTAAGAAAGGAACAGGAAGCTGAGCAGTACAGGCTTAAACTAGAAGCCATCGCCAACGGGCAGACCAATGGCACCAGCACAGAGCCCCAAGAGGAAGTGGTGCtccaggaagaggaagaggaggaggtgGTCGGTGAAGAGGAAGTTGTCATGTTGCCAGAAGGGGCCATAATCATTAAAGAGGAACCCCTTGATTCAACAGCGGGAGAAACAGTGACATTAGTAGAGACGGCAGATATCACAGCCACTTCTGAGGGCACACCGTAG